A genomic region of Paralichthys olivaceus isolate ysfri-2021 chromosome 18, ASM2471397v2, whole genome shotgun sequence contains the following coding sequences:
- the nup188 gene encoding nucleoporin NUP188 — MAESELTVRSCRELWTILLGRSALREAAQIDAELDRHRDRLHQGLRYYKPPSTSSAGKVKENKDVAQPLKDFGLRISKLLALDEQQSVQLLQCYLQEDYRGTRDSLKVVLKDERQSQSLLLKIADYYYEERMCLLRCVLLLLTYFQDERHPYRAEYCNCVNKLEKDLVSNYQSQFESLFKAEAPTWETHGNLMTERQVSRWFLQCLREQSLLLEIIFLYYAYFEMRPSDLLSFTKMFKEQGFGLRQTNRHLVDKSMDSLVDRIGYLSSLILVEGMDIDFLHKCALEDCTEQHQFSSAPDVIKEMSQLLLTFGDIPHHGPVLLAWVLLRHTLRPDESSPVIRRIGNTALQLGVFKYISTMLKGLGVSGNNCTASTAKMCIYGLLSFVITSFEEESLQTDGVATQCSHLIDAACEVLSAPNLAEVFWEMKPNMGLGMILDSAVGMFPHKIGPLLQLLTALLSNKSTVKKVYNFLDKMSFYTQVYKHKPNDIISKDDETLWRRQTPKLLYPLGSGQTNLWMPQGVLGQVMIGGDQGYVVRWDHSYSSWTLFTCEVEMLLHVVSTADVIAHCVRVKPILDLVHKIISTDWTVSDCLLPLTSRIYMLLQRLTSVINPPVDVIASCVNCLSVLAARMPGKVWSSLHHTGFLPFASNPLTNMAQCVSAEGMKAGNYGNLLVQIEQPRGEYSVTIAFLRLITTLVKGQLGSTQNKGLIPCVLLVLKEMLPTYHKWRYNTYGVRERIGCLILELIHAILNLSPEGEDQGSTPTLQSLCIYCLANTEAGQAVVNIMGVGVDTIDLVLAAQPSSCGSEGPGQTLIQTVKLAFSVTNNVIRLKPLSDVVSPLEQALTQHGGHGNNLIVVLAKYIYHKHDPALPRLAIQLLKRLATVAPMSVYACLGSDAAAIRDAFLTRLQSKTEDMRIKVMILEFLTVAVETQPGLIELFLNLEVKDGSEGSKEFLLGEWSCLHVVLDLIDSKQQGKYWCPPLLHRAALAFLLALWQDRRDSAISVLRAKERFWENLMTPLFGTLTPPSDTTEPCVLETCAFVMKIIGLEIYYVVSGSLEQSLKDGLQKFSNARRYEYWSQYVKSLVCHVAEMEEEGICYFPETQMLISAWRMLLILSTSHSDVMQLTEDATKLKLFMDVLDGTKAALTTPMSVPCLRLGSMMTTLLLILLKQWRGVVATAPDILSPLSLILESIPADQQMMERTKAKIFSALISVLQIQGLNGGDISQLPQLLLSVCETVKDEALALIDNTRHMSQTGDTMEDEDSMETESARGPQKDQRDGVCVLALHLAKELCRTDEDGEHWVSVMRNVPVLPSVLSAVELSLRSKHNLYFTEAALHLLLTLARTPQGAAAVAGAGVIQTICLPLLSVYEVSSNEASQSFSRKSQDSACWPGVYRLCMSLMESLLKTLRYNFINEALDFVGVHQERILQCLNAVRTVQSLACLDEADHTVGFLLQLSSFCKEWQFHLPKLLRDIQVNLCYLCQTCTYLLHSKKMLHHYLQAKNGEALPPAPLRRTQRPPQTPSKEAAGGGEREEAEQKALLAVQCSLLKILSKTLATLQHFTPDCCQILLDQCMDLAEYRTLFVLSFTTPAFDPDVAPSFGTLLATINVALSMLSEIEKKKEPVSLSIASLASSEEIQALKSLLMFTMENCFYVLISQAVRCLKDPSILPRDKQRLKQELSSELSTLLSSLSRHFRRGSPSSPASGILPSTQSKPPTPGSKGSHEGQEPFIQLVQAFVRLVQR, encoded by the exons ATGGCGGAATCGGAGCTGACCGTTAG GAGCTGTCGAGAATTATGGACCATCCTGCTGGGAAGATCTGCGTTACGAGAGGCG GCTCAGATAGATGCAGAActggacagacacagagacagactgcaTCAAGGACTCCGTTACTACAAACCACCCAG CACATCCTCTGCTGGGAAAGTGAAGGAGAACAAAGATGTTGCACAGCCACTAAAGGACTTCGGTCTGAGGATCAGTAAACTGTTG GCTCTTGATGAGCAGCAGAGTGTGCAGCTTTTGCAGTGCTACCTACAGGAGGATTACAGAGGAACCCGCGATTCATTAAAG GTTGTTCTCAAGGATGAGCGACAAAGCCAATCACTGCTACTGAAG ataGCTGACTATTACTATGAGGAGCGCATGTGTCTGCTCAGATGTGTCCTCCTCTTGCTGACATACTTTCAGGATGAGCGACATCCATACAGG GCTGAGTACTGTAACTGTGTCAATAAACTGGAGAAAGACCTGGTGAGCAACTACCAGTCACAGTTTGAGAGCCTTTTTAAAGCAGAAGCACCAACATGGGAAACCCATGGAAATCTCATG ACGGAGAGGCAGGTGTCACGGTGGTTCCTGCAGTGTCTGAGAGAAcagtctctgctgctggagatCATCTTCCTGTACTATGCTTACTTTGAGATGAGACCGTCCGACCTGCTGAGCTTCACAAAGATGTTCAAGGAGCAGGGGTTTGGTTTGCGACAGACCAACAGACACCTAGTAGACAAAAGCATGGACTCATTGGTTGACCGCATTGG ATATCTGAGTTCTCTCATCCTGGTTGAAGGAATGGACATAGACTTCCTGCACAAGTGTGCCCTAGAAGACTGTACAGAGCAGCATCAGTTCTCCAGTGCTCCAGACGTCATCAAG GAGATGAGTCAGTTGCTGCTGACATTCGGTGACATCCCTCATCACGGGCCGGTGCTGCTCGCTTGGGTCCTCCTGAGACACACATTGAGACCGGACGAGTCCAGCCCGGTGATCAGGAGGATAGGCAACACTGCTCTGCAGCTGGGGGTGTTCAAGTATATTTCAACCATGTTGAAAGGCCTTGGAGTCTCAGGGAATAAT TGCACAGCAAGCACAGCAAAGATGTGTATCTACGGACTCCTCTCATTTGTGATCACTTCTTTTGAAGAAGAAAGCTTACAG ACTGACGGTGTGGCAACGCAGTGCTCCCACCTAATTGATGCTGCTTGTGAGGTCCTTTCTGCTCCGAATCTGGCTGAAGTCTTTTGGGAAatg AAACCAAACATGGGATTGGGAATGATCCTGGACAGTGCGGTTGGGATGTTCCCTCACAAGATTGGACCACTGTTACAACTTCTAACTGCTCTTCTGTCAAACAAGTCGACAGTGAAAAAG GTTTACAACTTTTTGGACAAGATGTCCTTCTACACACAAGTTTACAAACATAAGCCTAATGACATCATCTCCAAGGATGATGAGACGCTGTGGAGAAGACAAACGCCAAAGCTCCTCTATCCTCTAG gttCAGGGCAGACTAATCTGTGGATGCCACAGGGAGTGCTTGGCCAGGTGATGATAGGAGGTGACCAGGGCTATGTGGTGCGCTGGGACCACTCATACAGCTCCTGGACTCTCTTCACGTGTGAGGTGGAGATGCTGCTCCATGTAGTTTCAACAGCAG ATGTTATAGCTCACTGTGTACGTGTGAAACCCATCCTGGATCTGGTTCATAAGATCATCAGCACAGACTGGACCGTGTCGGACTGTCTGCTGCCTCTCACTTCACGAATCtacatgctgctgcagag GTTAACGTCAGTCATCAACCCTCCAGTGGACGTTATTGCCTCCTGTGTGAACTGCCTCTCTGTTCTGGCTGCTAGGATGCCTGGGAAA gtGTGGTCCAGTCTGCATCACACTGGTTTCCTCCCCTTTGCCTCCAACCCTTTGACCAACATGGCTCAGTGTGTGag tGCTGAGGGGATGAAGGCAGGTAACTATGGCAACCTGCTGGTCCAGATTGAACAGCCCAGGGGGGAGTATTCTGTGACCATCGCCTTCCTTCGTCTCATTACAACCCTGGTCAAG GGTCAGCTTGGCAGCACTCAGAACAAAGGCCTGATCCCATGTGTGTTGCTGGTGCTGAAGGAGATGTTGCCCACCTACCATAAGTGGCGTTACAACACCTATGGAGTCAGGGAGAGGATAG GTTGTCTTATTTTGGAGCTGATTCACGCCATTCTCAATCTGAGCCCAGAGGGAGAAGATCAGGGCAG CACCCCCACCCTGCAGTCTCTGTGCATCTACTGCCTGGCAAACACTGAGGCTGGACAGGCTGTCGTCAATATCATGGGAGTAGGAGTGGACACAATAGATTTGGTCCTGGCTGCACAGCCCAGCAG CTGTGGCTCTGAGGGGCCTGGTCAGACCCTGATCCAGACGGTCAAATTGGCCTTCTCTGTCACAAACAACGTCATCCGCCTGAAGCCGCTGTCCGATGTTGTGTCACCGCTGGAGCAGGCTCTGACACAGCACGGTGGTCACGGCAACAATCTCATTGTTGTTCTGGCCAAGTATATTTACCACAAACATGATCCGGCGCTGCCTCGCCTTGCAATCCAGTTGCTTAAAAGACTTGCTACA GTGGCTCCCATGTCAGTCTATGCCTGCCTTGGAAGCGATGCAGCAGCAATTCGAGATGCGTTCCTCACTCGGCTGCAGAGCAAAACAGAAGACATGAGGATCAAGGTCATGATCCTTGAATTTCTTACTGTTGCTGTAGAAACTCAGCCCGGCCTCATCGAGCTGTTCCTCAACCTGGAAGTCAAAGATGGCAGCGAGGGCTCAAAG gagtttctTCTTGGTGAGTGGAGCTGTCTTCATGTAGTGTTGGACCTGATTGACTCCAAACAACAGGGGAAATATTGGTGTCCTCCACTGCTCCACCGAGCTGCCCTGGCCTTCCTCCTCGCCCTCTGGCAGGATCGGAGAGACAGTGCCATCTCCGTCTTACGTGCCAA AGAACGGTTTTGGGAGAATCTGATGACACCTCTCTTTGGAACCCTCACCCCACCTTCAGATACCACAGAg CCTTGTGTTCTGGAGACATGTGCTTTTGTCATGAAAATCATCGGCCTGGAGATCTACTATGTTGTCAG TGGCTCATTAGAGCAGTCTCTGAAGGATGGGCTGCAGAAGTTCTCCAACGCACGACGATATGAGTACTGGTCCCAGTATGTCAAGTCTCTGGTGTGTCACGTTGCTGAGATGGAAGAAGAAGGAATCTGTTATTTTCCAGAGACCCAGATGTTGATCTCTGCCTGGAGGATGCTGTTGATTCTTTCCACCAGCCAT tctgaTGTGATGCAGCTCACAGAGGACGCCACCAAGCTGAAGCTCTTCATGGACGTCCTGGATGGGACGAAAGCAGCT CTGACGACCCCCATGTCCGTGCCTTGTCTTCGTCTTGGGTCCATGATGACCACGCTACTGCTCATCCTCCTCAAGCAGTGGAGAGG TGTGGTAGCAACGGCTCCTGACATCCTGTCTCCCCTCTCCTTGATCCTGGAGAGCATCCCAGCTGACCAGCAGATGATGGAGAGGACCAAAGCTAAAATCTTCTCTGCACTAATTTCTGTGCTGCAGATTCAGGGACTCAACG GTGGAGATATTTCCCAGCTGCCCCAGCTGttactgtcagtgtgtgagacGGTGAAAGACGAGGCGCTGGCGCTCATTGACAACACTCGCCACATGAGCCAGACAGGGGACACGATGGAGGACGAGGACAGCATGGAGACAGAGTCTGCCCGCGGCCCACAGAAGGACCAAAGAGATGGG GTGTGTGTGCTGGCGCTGCACTTGGCGAAGGAGCTGTGTCGCACCGATGAGGATGGAGAGCACTGGGTGTCAGTGATGAGGAATGTTCCAGTCCTTCCCTCAGTTCTCAGCGCTGTCGAGCTCAGCCTACGCTCCAAACAcaacctctacttcactgaggCTGCTCTTCATCTGCTGCTCACACTGGCCCGCACtccacag GGAGCAGCAGCTGTTGCCGGAGCAGGAGTCATCCAAACCATCTGCCTCCCTCTCCTGAGCGTGTATGAGGTCTCTTCCAATGAAGCATCACAG AGTTTCTCCCGCAAGTCCCAGGACTCCGCCTGCTGGCCGGGTGTGTACCGCCTGTGCATGTCTTTAATGGAGAGTCTGCTCAAGACTCTGCGCTACAACTTCATCAATGAAGCCCTGGACTTTGTCGGAGTGCATCAAGAACGCATTCTACAG TGTCTGAACGCAGTGCGAACAGTGCAGAGTCTGGCGTGTTTGGACGAGGCCGACCACACAGTCggcttcctgctgcagctctccaGCTTCTGCAAGGAGTGGCAGTTTCACCTCCCCAAACTTCTGCGGGACATCCAG GTTAACCTGTGTTATCTGTGTCAGACCTGCACGTATCTGCTCCACAGCAAGAAGATGCTTCATCACTACCTCCAG GCTAAAAACGGTGAGGCTTTGCCCCCTGCTCCCCTCCGCAGGACGCAGCGCCCCCCACAGACCCCGTCTAAAGAGGCAGCAGGCGgaggtgagagggaggaggctGAGCAGAAGGCCCTGCTGGCCGTGCAGTGCAGCTTACTGAAGATCCTCAGCAAAACACTGGCAACCCTACAGCACTTCACTCCAGACTGCTGCCAGATCCTGCTGGACCAG TGTATGGACTTGGCGGAGTACAGGACCCTGTTTGTTCTCAGCTTCACGACTCCGGCGTTTGACCCTGATGTGGCTCCTTCATTTGGAACCCTGCTGGCCACCATCAACGTGGCTCTGAGCATGTTGAGTGAA atagagaagaagaaagagccGGTGTCTTTGAGCATAGCCTCTCTAGCTTCATCAGAGGAGATCCAGGCTCTGAA GTCGTTACTGATGTTCACCATGGAGAACTGCTTCTACGTCCTCATCTCTCAGGCTGTGCGATGTCTCAAAgatccctccatcctccctcgAGACAAACAGAGGCTCAAACAGGAGCTCAGCTCTGAACTG AGCACTCTTCTCTCGAGCCTGTCCCGCCACTTCCGCCGGGGCTCTCCATCATCTCCAGCCAGCGGCATCCTCCCCTCCACCCAGTCCAAACCACCCACACCAGGCTCCAAGGGAAGCCATGAAGGTCAGGAGCCGTTCATCCAGCTCGTTCAGGCTTTTGTCCGACTCGTGCAGAGATAG